The Thermoplasma acidophilum DSM 1728 genome includes a window with the following:
- a CDS encoding EamA family transporter translates to MVAYAITGSALWGLSGTVSSILFSRYGMPFSTLVTIRMVFSGLILLAAGRGFVGKKDLPMFLVFAIPGLFGVQILYLATISFSNAPVATLLQFLFFPMVAVYDYITIRSLTVSSLILALIFSVAGIYELTTGFPLGGTALRISLTALILGLATAATAALYTVTSARIVKEYGGLRTVASGMMVGGLVSLPLGSFSGVPYFHGLGQADVIPVLALTIFVIVFGTSMAFYLYINSMRYISPVEAAVSGTFEPVAAAMSSYLLLGIKLSAMQYLGGALIVISILVIVISKNRRG, encoded by the coding sequence ATGGTAGCGTACGCGATAACGGGATCCGCCCTCTGGGGCTTATCAGGCACGGTATCATCCATCCTGTTCAGCCGATACGGCATGCCATTCTCAACGCTTGTGACCATCAGGATGGTATTTTCCGGCCTTATACTCCTAGCCGCAGGCAGAGGCTTCGTGGGTAAAAAGGATCTTCCGATGTTCCTCGTATTTGCCATACCCGGCCTCTTCGGCGTGCAGATACTGTATCTCGCCACCATATCATTTTCAAACGCTCCGGTGGCCACACTGCTCCAGTTCCTGTTCTTTCCCATGGTGGCCGTCTACGATTACATAACCATCAGGAGCCTCACGGTTTCCTCGCTGATCCTCGCTTTGATCTTTTCCGTAGCGGGCATATATGAACTCACCACTGGATTTCCCCTTGGAGGCACTGCCCTAAGGATAAGCCTGACCGCGCTGATCCTAGGGCTGGCAACCGCGGCAACGGCCGCGCTCTACACGGTGACATCGGCAAGGATCGTGAAGGAGTATGGAGGTCTCAGGACCGTGGCCTCTGGCATGATGGTGGGCGGTCTCGTATCACTGCCGCTCGGTTCCTTTTCGGGCGTACCGTATTTCCACGGGCTTGGCCAGGCAGACGTGATCCCCGTGCTTGCCCTGACAATTTTCGTTATCGTATTCGGGACCTCCATGGCATTCTACCTCTACATAAACAGCATGCGGTACATAAGCCCCGTGGAGGCTGCCGTATCTGGCACGTTTGAGCCAGTTGCTGCAGCAATGTCATCATACCTGCTCCTTGGAATAAAACTGAGCGCAATGCAGTATCTCGGAGGCGCTCTTATAGTCATATCCATACTTGTGATAGTCATCTCAAAGAACAGGAGAGGCTGA
- a CDS encoding RNA-guided endonuclease InsQ/TnpB family protein produces the protein MPEKKPVTAENSVGIDLGIEKFAILSDGIAVENPRFIKRVEKRIKKLQKQISRKKKGSKNYEKQKIRIQKKYRKLRNLRDDFHDKVSTAIAKRYDTIFIEDLNVRGMQRNHHLARSITDVSFYSFKEKLKWKADRYGKNLIEIGRFDPSSKLCSRCGNIKKDLKLSDRVYSCDACGLTIDRDYNASLDIRKIGLVKVGLVPPEFTPVEIATSGLDGIYPYRQMSVGESGRSEASAEE, from the coding sequence TTGCCGGAAAAGAAGCCCGTTACAGCAGAAAATTCAGTCGGCATAGATCTTGGCATAGAAAAATTTGCCATTTTGTCCGATGGTATAGCCGTTGAAAACCCAAGATTCATAAAGAGGGTGGAGAAGAGAATTAAGAAATTGCAGAAACAGATTTCAAGAAAGAAGAAGGGATCAAAGAACTATGAAAAGCAGAAGATAAGGATACAGAAGAAGTACAGGAAATTACGCAATTTGCGTGATGATTTTCATGATAAGGTATCCACCGCGATAGCCAAGCGTTACGATACCATATTCATCGAAGACCTGAACGTGAGGGGGATGCAGAGAAATCACCATCTTGCAAGGAGCATAACGGACGTTTCTTTCTATTCCTTCAAGGAAAAATTAAAATGGAAAGCAGATAGATACGGAAAGAACTTAATCGAAATAGGCAGGTTCGACCCGTCATCGAAGTTATGTTCAAGGTGCGGAAATATAAAGAAGGACCTGAAGCTTTCAGATAGAGTGTACAGCTGTGATGCATGTGGTCTAACAATCGATAGGGATTACAACGCATCTCTGGACATAAGGAAGATAGGATTGGTGAAAGTAGGGCTGGTGCCGCCCGAATTTACGCCTGTGGAGATCGCTACTTCGGGCCTGGACGGCATATACCCCTACAGGCAGATGTCGGTCGGTGAATCAGGAAGATCCGAAGCTTCAGCTGAGGAGTAG
- a CDS encoding helix-turn-helix domain-containing protein, with product MLTATKVKLYPDKKQGELIEKHLSSCRFVYNHFLSESDRYYITHNDAKK from the coding sequence ATGCTTACGGCTACTAAAGTAAAGCTATACCCAGATAAGAAGCAAGGAGAACTCATCGAAAAACACCTTAGTAGCTGCAGGTTTGTCTACAATCATTTTCTGTCTGAGAGTGATAGGTACTATATAACGCATAATGATGCGAAAAAATAA
- a CDS encoding glycosyltransferase, which yields MRLSISLGESPCISSLKVRGFTASPQTPNLSISVIVTAFNRREYLRYALLSLKNQEADSFEVVVSKNFSDRVTDKFCSENGFINVTTDSSRSGERVYDALRSSHGDFILFLDDDDIFRRTKISRVSDVISKRNVAFYRNAIFPVTVDGVIATHYQPQMHDPLYLILERVSDVRLLHRHACDFNSSSMGISRSMLDSHASDLRKINLAVDTFYFALAASSRMPLFCDSMIESIYRIMPSSTSRDLRDFYLFSRFERSFLRRYVPDLERIAEIVEGSPAKPVIGRMLSLYKILQYVFEEDRVNLKPSPLDRVRFLLERPFPYSLLYSRIFRDAAMRSEFRRENRIVYGNADRRRR from the coding sequence ATGAGACTTTCTATTTCATTGGGGGAAAGCCCGTGTATCTCATCCCTGAAGGTTCGGGGTTTTACTGCTTCCCCCCAAACCCCTAACCTCTCTATAAGCGTAATCGTCACCGCATTCAACCGCAGGGAATATCTAAGATATGCCCTTCTTTCTCTCAAGAATCAGGAGGCAGATTCATTTGAAGTAGTGGTATCCAAGAACTTTTCGGACAGAGTTACGGACAAATTCTGCTCGGAAAACGGTTTCATCAACGTCACAACGGATTCGTCCAGATCCGGGGAAAGAGTATACGATGCCTTAAGATCGTCGCATGGGGACTTCATCCTGTTCCTAGACGATGATGATATATTCCGAAGGACCAAGATATCAAGGGTATCGGACGTGATATCCAAGCGGAACGTTGCCTTCTACAGAAACGCAATTTTTCCGGTGACGGTGGACGGCGTGATCGCAACGCATTACCAGCCCCAGATGCACGATCCTCTGTACCTCATACTTGAGAGAGTATCAGATGTGCGCCTGCTGCACAGGCATGCCTGCGACTTCAACAGCAGCTCGATGGGCATATCAAGATCCATGCTGGATTCGCATGCATCCGATCTGAGGAAGATCAACCTTGCCGTAGACACATTCTATTTCGCCCTCGCGGCTTCATCCAGAATGCCACTTTTCTGTGACAGCATGATAGAATCCATATACCGCATAATGCCCAGCAGCACCTCAAGGGATCTCAGGGATTTCTACCTGTTCAGCAGATTTGAGAGATCGTTCCTACGCAGGTATGTGCCTGATCTGGAGAGGATAGCGGAGATTGTGGAGGGCAGCCCGGCTAAGCCTGTGATCGGCAGGATGCTTTCCCTTTACAAGATACTGCAATACGTATTCGAAGAGGATCGCGTAAATTTGAAGCCATCACCGCTGGACAGGGTACGCTTTCTCCTGGAGAGGCCGTTTCCATACTCGCTGTTATATTCAAGGATCTTTAGGGATGCCGCCATGCGCAGTGAATTCAGGAGGGAGAACAGGATCGTTTACGGCAATGCCGATCGGAGGAGAAGGTAG
- a CDS encoding MBL fold metallo-hydrolase codes for MSAGKIDVHGFEKETLFFKNIASGSKGNCTLIWDSTDLIVIDLGITMKKFRDSIKSLDLAGRSISLFISHEHSDHIGGVPTTSKYVDMDVYMRPALSGSFRRKTYEMDGSLVVGNFEIRAFEIPHDAADPVGFSVLWHNRKISVVSDLGKVTDRVIESIRNSDILAFESNHDVEMLRTGSYPEALKRRILSDHGHLSNEQSAEAISRVATDDMRIILTHLSQENNRPEIALNEVKSYLENRNVRYRSIETADQYTGSSLYTLER; via the coding sequence TTGAGCGCCGGAAAGATCGATGTGCATGGCTTCGAGAAGGAAACTCTGTTCTTCAAGAACATTGCCAGCGGAAGCAAGGGAAACTGCACACTGATATGGGACAGCACGGATCTTATAGTCATAGACCTGGGCATAACCATGAAGAAGTTCAGGGATTCAATAAAGAGCCTCGATCTTGCCGGGAGAAGCATATCGCTGTTCATAAGCCATGAGCATTCGGATCACATCGGAGGCGTGCCTACAACATCAAAATACGTGGATATGGACGTTTACATGCGCCCGGCACTCAGCGGATCGTTCAGGAGAAAGACGTACGAAATGGATGGGTCCCTTGTCGTTGGCAACTTCGAGATAAGGGCCTTCGAAATACCTCACGATGCAGCCGATCCCGTCGGTTTTTCCGTCCTGTGGCACAACCGCAAGATATCCGTGGTATCGGATCTGGGAAAGGTCACCGACCGTGTGATAGAGAGCATAAGGAATTCAGACATTCTCGCATTCGAATCCAACCATGATGTTGAGATGCTCAGGACCGGAAGCTACCCTGAAGCACTGAAGAGGAGAATACTGAGCGATCACGGGCATCTTTCCAATGAACAGTCTGCGGAAGCCATATCAAGGGTGGCCACGGATGATATGCGGATAATACTGACTCACCTCAGCCAGGAGAACAACAGGCCAGAGATAGCGCTCAACGAGGTCAAAAGTTACCTTGAGAACAGAAACGTACGGTACAGGAGCATAGAGACGGCAGATCAGTACACGGGAAGCAGTTTGTACACCCTTGAAAGGTGA
- a CDS encoding adenosylcobalamin-dependent ribonucleoside-diphosphate reductase, which translates to MIKEVVKRDGTVVPFEKNKITMAIYKAMLSVKNGTMKDAEQLADKVVARLKDKERPSVEEIQDVVEDVLMTSKIDGKTFTDVAKSYILYREKRRAIREEKELMGVKDDLKLTLNAVKVLEARYLLKDEDGKIIETPRQMFRRVASHIGIVEALYDYIKYKKTGKVPENAEIIGKVSPTQEEVLRRAFGYMKEDGIIEGTFEEFMDFIQTKGTSAGHYINRFEEVMSSLDFVPNSPTLMNAGTKLGQLSACFVLPVGDSIEDIFETLKNTALIHKSGGGTGFSFSRLRPKDDIVGSTKGVASGPVSFMKIFDVTTDVIKQGGKRRGANMGILNYNHPDIMEFILSKDSENKVLSNFNISVGVTDDFFDKLDNDDYVDLVNPRTKKIMKRIKAREIWDAIIDQAWKTADPGLIFLDEINRKNPVKNVGDIESTNPCGEQPLLPYESCNLGSINLSKYVVDGKKIDFDRLRETVWTATRFLDDVIDANKFPVEQIKKVTRMTRKIGLGVMGFADMLIKLEIPYNSWEALEIGEKVMSFINDESHKASQALAEERGVFPAWYGSEWEKEGIKMRNSTTTTIAPTGTISIIAGCSSSIEPIFALAFVRHVLNGQELLEVNPLFEEKTRELGIYSEELMRQVAETGNLENVKINEEVKKIFVTAHEIDPQWHVLMQATFQRYCDSGVSKTINMRSDATREDIARAYRMAKDLHCKGITVYRDKSKTVQVLTAGTAETKKPEEKEVIELVTKMPDKYLKIDSTFDPACPTGKCDK; encoded by the coding sequence ATGATCAAGGAAGTAGTTAAAAGGGATGGAACGGTAGTACCGTTTGAAAAGAACAAGATCACGATGGCGATCTACAAGGCCATGCTCTCTGTCAAGAACGGAACCATGAAGGATGCCGAGCAGCTTGCTGACAAGGTTGTGGCAAGGCTGAAGGACAAGGAGAGGCCTTCCGTTGAGGAGATACAGGATGTGGTTGAAGACGTGCTGATGACCTCGAAGATAGACGGAAAGACATTCACAGACGTGGCCAAGTCATACATACTGTACAGGGAAAAGAGGCGCGCCATAAGGGAAGAGAAGGAACTCATGGGCGTCAAGGATGATCTTAAGCTCACACTTAACGCGGTCAAGGTTCTCGAGGCCAGATACCTGCTCAAGGATGAGGATGGAAAGATAATTGAAACACCAAGGCAGATGTTCAGGCGCGTTGCGTCGCACATAGGCATAGTGGAGGCCCTGTACGATTACATCAAGTACAAGAAGACGGGCAAAGTGCCTGAAAATGCGGAGATCATAGGAAAGGTATCACCGACGCAGGAGGAGGTCCTCAGGAGGGCCTTCGGCTACATGAAGGAGGACGGCATAATCGAGGGAACCTTCGAGGAATTCATGGACTTCATACAGACCAAGGGAACCTCGGCCGGCCATTACATAAACAGGTTCGAGGAGGTCATGTCATCGCTGGACTTTGTTCCGAATTCACCCACGCTGATGAATGCCGGAACAAAGCTGGGGCAGCTCTCTGCCTGTTTTGTGCTGCCGGTTGGAGACAGCATAGAGGATATATTCGAGACCCTGAAGAACACCGCACTTATACACAAGTCCGGCGGTGGGACCGGTTTCTCATTCTCGAGGCTCAGGCCAAAGGACGACATCGTGGGATCGACGAAGGGGGTGGCATCAGGGCCGGTATCGTTCATGAAGATATTCGATGTTACCACAGACGTGATAAAGCAGGGTGGCAAGAGGCGCGGAGCCAACATGGGTATACTCAACTACAACCATCCTGACATAATGGAGTTCATACTGAGCAAGGACTCTGAAAACAAGGTACTGAGCAATTTCAACATCTCGGTCGGTGTCACGGACGATTTCTTCGACAAGCTTGACAACGACGATTACGTCGATCTCGTGAATCCGAGGACAAAGAAGATAATGAAGAGGATAAAGGCAAGAGAGATATGGGACGCCATAATAGACCAGGCTTGGAAGACCGCTGATCCAGGCCTGATATTCCTGGACGAAATAAACAGGAAGAACCCTGTGAAGAACGTCGGGGACATAGAATCCACGAACCCGTGCGGGGAACAGCCTCTTCTTCCGTATGAATCCTGCAACCTTGGATCCATAAACCTGTCTAAGTACGTGGTGGACGGAAAGAAGATCGATTTTGACAGGCTCAGGGAGACTGTGTGGACTGCTACACGCTTCCTTGACGATGTCATAGATGCAAACAAGTTCCCGGTAGAACAGATAAAGAAGGTCACGAGGATGACCAGGAAGATAGGACTCGGTGTTATGGGCTTCGCTGACATGCTCATAAAGCTCGAGATACCGTACAACAGCTGGGAGGCCCTGGAGATTGGGGAGAAGGTTATGAGCTTCATCAACGATGAGAGCCACAAGGCATCGCAGGCTCTGGCCGAGGAACGCGGCGTATTCCCGGCATGGTACGGATCGGAATGGGAGAAGGAGGGCATAAAGATGAGGAACTCCACGACCACCACCATAGCACCCACGGGAACCATATCGATAATAGCTGGCTGCTCATCGTCCATAGAGCCCATATTTGCACTGGCATTTGTCAGGCACGTTCTGAACGGCCAGGAGCTTCTTGAGGTCAACCCGCTGTTTGAGGAAAAGACGCGCGAGCTTGGAATATACTCCGAGGAGCTCATGAGGCAGGTTGCGGAGACAGGAAACCTGGAGAACGTGAAGATAAACGAGGAGGTCAAGAAGATATTCGTCACGGCCCATGAGATAGATCCGCAGTGGCATGTGCTGATGCAGGCGACGTTCCAGAGGTACTGCGATTCGGGTGTATCGAAGACCATCAACATGAGGAGCGACGCAACCCGCGAGGATATTGCCAGGGCTTACAGGATGGCCAAGGATCTGCACTGCAAGGGCATAACAGTCTACAGGGACAAGAGCAAGACCGTCCAGGTGTTGACGGCAGGGACGGCCGAGACAAAGAAGCCGGAAGAGAAGGAGGTAATCGAGCTGGTCACGAAGATGCCAGACAAGTACCTGAAGATCGATTCAACATTCGATCCCGCCTGCCCGACGGGAAAGTGCGATAAATGA
- the ftcD gene encoding glutamate formimidoyltransferase — MSLVECVPNFSEGRDRDRVNRIRDAIASVDTVKILDVEMDPNHNRSVITFVCDSSKAVDAAFAGIKAAAEIIDMDAHRGEHPRFGAADVIPFVPLQDTKMETCVRLARDLGKRVGEELGIPVYLYAEAAQRPDRSDLAAIRNKNFQYEQLKEAIKEEKWKPDFGPSVVGKAGASIIGARDFLIAYNVNLNTSNMEIGKKIASAIRAKDGGLTFVKSLAFFLKDKNMVQISMNLTNYRKTPIYRAYELVRLEAARYGVLPVESEIVGLVPEQALIDVAKYYLQLNGFDEGNILERKMEKAANME, encoded by the coding sequence ATGTCTCTTGTTGAATGCGTACCCAACTTCAGCGAGGGTAGGGACCGCGACAGGGTGAACAGGATAAGGGATGCGATAGCCTCGGTTGACACCGTGAAGATCCTGGACGTGGAGATGGATCCGAACCACAACAGATCCGTCATAACGTTCGTGTGCGACAGCTCAAAGGCCGTAGATGCTGCATTTGCCGGCATAAAGGCTGCGGCCGAGATCATAGACATGGATGCACACCGCGGAGAGCATCCAAGGTTTGGTGCTGCAGACGTCATACCCTTCGTGCCGCTGCAGGACACAAAGATGGAAACATGCGTCAGGCTAGCCAGGGATCTTGGAAAGAGAGTTGGAGAGGAACTGGGCATACCGGTGTATCTGTACGCTGAGGCCGCACAGAGGCCTGACAGGTCCGATCTTGCCGCCATAAGGAACAAGAACTTCCAGTATGAGCAGCTCAAGGAGGCCATAAAAGAGGAAAAATGGAAGCCGGATTTCGGGCCTTCAGTGGTTGGCAAGGCCGGAGCTTCCATAATAGGGGCCAGGGATTTCCTCATAGCGTACAACGTGAATCTTAACACATCGAACATGGAGATAGGGAAGAAGATCGCAAGCGCTATCCGCGCAAAGGACGGAGGCCTGACATTTGTCAAATCCCTCGCTTTCTTCCTAAAGGACAAGAACATGGTGCAGATATCCATGAACCTGACAAACTACAGGAAGACACCGATATACAGGGCCTATGAACTCGTCAGGCTGGAAGCTGCAAGGTATGGCGTTTTACCGGTTGAGAGCGAGATAGTTGGCCTTGTTCCAGAACAGGCACTCATAGATGTTGCAAAGTACTATCTTCAGCTCAATGGATTCGATGAGGGCAACATACTGGAACGCAAGATGGAGAAGGCAGCAAATATGGAATAA
- a CDS encoding cyclodeaminase/cyclohydrolase family protein: MEGIEDFLEKLASPSPAPGGGAASAFVSIVGGSLISMVSQLTIGKKNYAQYDAEMKGILERERQIEKDLRSLIDEDERAFNAIMEALKMPKDTESQKKVREEKLQSALRTGIDVPWKIARKAYDLLALVEPLADHGNKNAVTDAGSAALFLQAAIKAALYNVKINLKMVKDEDYVADQRMKINVFLENTDDLFERIRKKVEEKL, translated from the coding sequence ATGGAGGGCATAGAAGATTTTCTTGAAAAACTCGCCAGCCCCTCACCTGCACCCGGCGGTGGTGCAGCAAGTGCCTTTGTTTCCATTGTCGGCGGATCGCTCATATCGATGGTGTCACAGCTGACCATCGGAAAGAAGAACTACGCACAGTACGATGCGGAGATGAAGGGAATACTTGAAAGGGAGAGGCAGATTGAAAAGGATCTGCGAAGCCTCATAGACGAGGACGAAAGGGCATTCAATGCCATCATGGAAGCGCTGAAGATGCCAAAGGACACAGAATCTCAGAAGAAGGTGAGGGAGGAAAAGCTTCAGAGTGCCCTCAGAACAGGAATAGACGTCCCTTGGAAGATAGCAAGGAAGGCGTACGATCTGCTTGCGCTCGTGGAACCGCTCGCCGATCACGGAAACAAGAACGCTGTGACTGATGCTGGATCTGCGGCACTTTTTCTCCAGGCCGCCATAAAGGCAGCACTCTACAACGTGAAGATAAACCTGAAGATGGTCAAGGACGAGGATTACGTCGCCGATCAGCGCATGAAGATCAACGTGTTCCTCGAGAACACGGATGATCTTTTTGAGAGGATAAGGAAGAAGGTGGAGGAGAAACTATGA
- a CDS encoding formate--tetrahydrofolate ligase, protein MRDIEEIIKEIGLGRDDYELYGRYMAKLDLGLQNRGRPRAKLILVTAMTPTPAGEGKTTTTIGLGQAMKKLGKNVAIAIREPSLGPCFGIKGGATGGGKSKVEPSDRINLFFTGDFPTITAAHNLLSAMINNHMYHGNELNLDPKRITFPRTIDMNDRSLRSILVGVGPRDMGVLAGDSFVITPASEVMAITGLSLNYQDLKARLSRILAGFTTKNKPVFAGDLKAEGSMAALLRDALKPNLVQTTEGVPAFVHTGPFGNIAHGTSSLVADKIALNLFDYVITEAGFGSDLGAEKFFNLASRIGDLPINAVVLVATIRAIKHHGGSKKEGEDIDAVKTGSKNLIRHVQNIRNFGIDPVVAVNRFPTDTDGEIRALGEILDSNGIKWALSEVFAKGGEGGIDLANKVLASLGSHEIKRTYDLKDDIRTKIEKIARNVYGADGVIFEKKALSDMKKAEEIMENPYVCMAKTQYSFSDDASLLNDPHGFTIKVQSINISSGAGFVVPILGEIMTMPGLPKHPAAENIDLTDSGEITGLF, encoded by the coding sequence ATGAGGGATATAGAGGAAATTATAAAGGAAATTGGCCTTGGAAGAGATGATTATGAACTGTACGGCAGATACATGGCCAAGCTGGATCTTGGCCTGCAGAACAGAGGAAGGCCCAGGGCGAAGCTGATACTGGTCACGGCCATGACCCCGACACCAGCTGGAGAAGGCAAGACCACGACAACCATAGGTCTCGGTCAGGCAATGAAGAAGCTTGGCAAGAATGTGGCCATAGCGATCAGGGAACCATCACTTGGCCCATGCTTTGGCATAAAGGGAGGTGCAACCGGAGGCGGAAAATCAAAGGTCGAACCTAGCGACAGAATAAACCTGTTCTTCACGGGAGACTTCCCGACGATAACCGCAGCACACAACCTGCTGTCAGCAATGATAAACAACCACATGTACCATGGAAACGAACTCAACCTGGATCCCAAGAGGATAACTTTCCCCAGAACGATAGACATGAACGACAGATCCCTGCGCAGCATACTGGTCGGTGTGGGTCCCAGGGACATGGGCGTCCTTGCAGGCGACAGCTTCGTCATAACGCCTGCGAGCGAGGTCATGGCGATAACCGGCCTCTCACTCAATTACCAGGATCTCAAGGCAAGGCTTTCAAGGATACTTGCCGGCTTCACAACCAAGAATAAGCCTGTATTTGCCGGAGATCTCAAAGCCGAGGGATCGATGGCCGCGCTTCTAAGGGATGCCCTAAAGCCCAATCTCGTCCAGACAACAGAGGGTGTCCCTGCTTTCGTTCACACTGGCCCATTCGGCAACATCGCCCATGGAACCTCAAGCCTCGTAGCGGACAAGATAGCGCTGAACCTCTTCGATTACGTGATCACGGAGGCGGGCTTCGGGTCCGATCTTGGCGCAGAGAAGTTCTTTAACCTGGCCTCCAGAATTGGCGATCTCCCCATAAACGCGGTGGTACTTGTGGCAACAATAAGGGCCATAAAGCACCACGGGGGCAGCAAGAAGGAAGGCGAGGACATAGACGCCGTAAAGACCGGATCTAAAAACCTCATAAGGCATGTCCAGAACATCAGAAACTTCGGAATAGATCCAGTGGTCGCAGTCAACCGCTTCCCGACGGACACGGATGGAGAGATAAGGGCGCTGGGAGAGATCCTCGATTCCAACGGCATCAAATGGGCACTTTCAGAGGTGTTCGCAAAGGGAGGAGAGGGCGGCATTGACCTGGCAAACAAGGTTCTTGCTTCCCTGGGCAGCCACGAAATAAAGAGGACATACGACCTGAAGGACGACATAAGGACCAAGATCGAGAAGATAGCAAGGAACGTGTACGGCGCTGATGGAGTCATATTCGAAAAGAAGGCCCTGTCAGATATGAAGAAGGCTGAGGAGATCATGGAGAATCCGTACGTGTGCATGGCCAAGACGCAGTACTCGTTCAGCGATGATGCCTCCCTTCTCAACGATCCGCATGGCTTCACGATAAAGGTTCAGAGCATCAACATATCCTCCGGTGCGGGCTTCGTTGTGCCAATACTCGGCGAGATAATGACGATGCCTGGCCTTCCAAAGCACCCGGCCGCGGAGAACATCGATCTTACCGATTCCGGAGAGATCACAGGCCTGTTCTGA
- a CDS encoding Mrp/NBP35 family ATP-binding protein, whose amino-acid sequence MAKGTIKTNTPPPAPVVAPPGKSTKYKVKYTITVMSGKGGVGKSTVAVNLAVSLARKGLKVGLIDADINGPDDPKLLGVSDLKLYADEEGIIPAETRYGVRVVSMGFLIPTEDTPIIWRGSLMHKAIQQFLEDVNWKDTDVVVLDMPPGTGDVALSVAQLIPESNGVVIVVTPQDVALLDAKKAINFAKQLKLPVLGIIENMSGFVCPHCGNVTYIFKNGGGEKSAKEYNLPFLGKIPLIPEIAENGDNGIPAVVINDKIREIFDSITDQILKEAQIENIKQ is encoded by the coding sequence ATGGCAAAGGGAACAATTAAGACCAATACACCACCGCCAGCTCCGGTTGTAGCACCACCTGGAAAATCAACAAAGTACAAGGTGAAATACACCATAACCGTGATGAGCGGCAAGGGTGGAGTTGGGAAATCTACAGTTGCGGTCAACCTGGCCGTTTCACTTGCGAGAAAGGGGCTGAAGGTTGGCCTCATAGATGCTGATATAAATGGGCCAGATGACCCAAAGCTTCTGGGGGTATCCGACCTGAAGCTTTACGCTGACGAGGAGGGAATAATACCGGCAGAGACAAGATACGGTGTTCGCGTGGTGTCCATGGGTTTCCTCATACCGACAGAGGATACGCCGATAATATGGCGTGGTTCGCTGATGCACAAGGCAATACAGCAGTTTCTGGAAGACGTAAACTGGAAGGATACGGATGTTGTTGTGCTTGACATGCCGCCTGGCACCGGAGACGTTGCACTGAGCGTGGCCCAGCTGATACCAGAATCAAATGGCGTTGTCATAGTCGTAACGCCGCAGGATGTCGCCCTTCTCGATGCAAAGAAGGCAATAAACTTTGCAAAACAGCTGAAGCTCCCTGTCCTTGGCATAATAGAGAACATGAGCGGTTTTGTGTGCCCGCACTGCGGTAACGTCACATACATATTCAAGAACGGCGGCGGGGAGAAATCCGCAAAGGAATACAACCTCCCGTTCCTGGGAAAAATACCTCTAATACCAGAAATAGCAGAAAACGGTGACAACGGAATACCTGCCGTCGTTATAAATGATAAGATACGTGAGATTTTCGACAGCATAACCGATCAGATACTGAAAGAGGCTCAGATAGAAAATATAAAGCAGTGA
- a CDS encoding molybdenum cofactor biosynthesis protein MoaE — protein sequence MMYVDIIESEIPVMDLIDRIRNPKAGAIVTFEGTVREDSDGVKVDALFYESYREMAIREIRDMIEYCIRQFGITDAAVVHRIGRVNLTEDSVVIAVSAPHRGQAFDACRYIIDQIKERAPIWKRDIVQGSPASWH from the coding sequence ATGATGTACGTGGATATAATCGAATCCGAGATACCGGTAATGGATCTAATCGATCGGATTAGAAATCCAAAAGCAGGCGCCATTGTTACGTTTGAAGGTACTGTTCGTGAGGATTCCGATGGTGTTAAGGTGGATGCACTATTCTATGAGAGCTACCGTGAGATGGCCATAAGGGAGATACGCGATATGATAGAGTACTGCATAAGGCAATTCGGAATAACAGACGCGGCGGTTGTTCATCGCATAGGTAGAGTAAATCTCACAGAGGACTCCGTTGTTATAGCGGTATCTGCGCCTCATAGAGGACAGGCGTTTGACGCATGCAGATACATAATCGACCAGATAAAGGAGAGAGCGCCCATATGGAAACGTGACATCGTGCAGGGATCTCCTGCGAGCTGGCACTGA